One Odocoileus virginianus isolate 20LAN1187 ecotype Illinois chromosome 4, Ovbor_1.2, whole genome shotgun sequence DNA segment encodes these proteins:
- the LOC110132920 gene encoding arylacetamide deacetylase-like 2 — MGYKTLCFGLTCILLAYYIYTPIPENIEEPWKVRTIDAAIKITSFMATLLEKIGLKRFDELFSTIMKLDYTQPISDENVTVMDITFNDIPVRLYLPKRKSASQRPAVIFVHGGAFVLGSCKLAALDLLNRQTAKNLGAVVVGVDYRLGHQYQFPVAHEDVISVVKFFLQDKILAKYGVDPTRVCISGESAGGLIAATVAQLIQNDPEFKNKLKAQALIYPSLQVIDITIPSHRENEHGLFLPKKLGIELACLYLTQDKALPQAMMKNQHMPHGSRHLFKLVNWSTFLPEKYKKNHIYTEPILGRLNPSYSALLDSRLSPLAVNDSQLQNLPLTYILTCQYDLIRDDGLMYVSRLQNVGVKVSHDHMEDGLHGALSLMASPFNLQLGIRIKDKYINWLEENL, encoded by the exons ATGGGGTACAAAACTCTGTGCTTTGGACTGACTTGTATCCTCTTGGCTTATTATATTTATACACCAATACCAGAAAACATTGAAGAACCCTGGAAAGTAAGGACCATTGATGCTGCtataaaaataacttcatttatg GCTACATTATTGGAAAAAATAGGTCTTAAAAGATTTGATGAATTGTTTTCCACAATAATGAAACTGGACTACACACAACCAATTTCAGATGAAAACGTTACAGTGATGGATATAACCTTTAATGATATTCCAGTACGTTTGTACTTGCCTAAGAGGAAGTCAGCAAGCCAGAGACCAGCTGTAATTTTTGTTCATGGTGGTGCCTTTGTTTTGGGAAGTTGTA aattAGCAGCTTTGGACCTCCTGAATAgacagacggcaaagaatcttgGTGCTGTCGTTGTGGGAGTGGA ttacAGATTAGGTCATCAATATCAATTTCCTGTTGCCCATGAAGATGTCATTTCTGTGGTCAAATTCTTTCTACAAGATAAAATTCTTGCAAAATATGGAGTGGACCCCACTCGAGTCTGTATTTCAGGGGAGAGTGCTGGGGGTTTAATTGCGGCAACAGTGGCTCAACTG atacaGAATGATCCAGaattcaaaaataaactgaaagcaCAAGCTTTAATTTACCCCAGCTTACAGGTCATTGATATCACCATTCCTTCTCACAGAGAAAATGAACATGGTCTATTTCTGCCAAagaaactgggaatagaacttgCATGCCTGTATTTGACTCAGGATAAAGCACTCCCCCAGGCAATGATGAAAAATCAACACATGCCTCATGGTTCAAGGCATCTGTTCAAGCTGGTTAACTGGAGCACCTTTCTTCCTGAGAAGTATAAGAAGAACCATATATATACAGAACCGATTCTTGGAAGACTTAATCCTTCATATTCAGCACTTTTGGATAGCAGATTATCACCCTTGGCCGTCAATGATTCCCAGTTGCAAAATTTGCCCTTAACTTACATCCTCACCTGTCAATATGATCTTATAAGAGATGATGGGCTTATGTATGTCTCACGACTTCAAAATGTTGGTGTTAAAGTTTCTCATGACCATATGGAGGATGGACTCCATGGAGCTTTATCACTCATGGCTTCACCATTTAATTTACAGCTAGGCATTAGAATAAAAGATAAGTATATTAATTGGCTAgaagaaaatctataa